In Massilia forsythiae, one DNA window encodes the following:
- a CDS encoding Rrf2 family transcriptional regulator encodes MKRDSRLSGVLHVLLHMAESTAPMTSEALAAMMQTNPVVVRRILAGLRERDLVRSEKGHGGGWRLSCDLERVTLRDIHTALGSPAVLAIGNRTEAPGCLVEEAVNAAMDQACREAEAVLLARLGDVTLAALSRDFHRRLLARPACTDPHATHAPVTTHDVIQGEHDV; translated from the coding sequence ATGAAACGAGATAGCCGACTTTCGGGCGTCCTGCACGTCCTGCTGCACATGGCGGAGAGCACCGCACCGATGACGTCCGAGGCGCTGGCCGCGATGATGCAGACCAATCCGGTCGTCGTCCGGCGCATCCTGGCCGGCCTGCGCGAACGGGACCTGGTGCGCTCCGAAAAGGGACATGGCGGCGGCTGGCGCCTATCCTGCGACCTGGAACGGGTGACCCTGCGCGACATCCATACGGCGCTGGGTTCGCCCGCCGTCCTGGCCATCGGCAACCGCACCGAGGCGCCCGGCTGCCTGGTCGAGGAAGCGGTGAACGCCGCCATGGACCAGGCTTGCCGCGAGGCCGAGGCGGTGCTGCTGGCCCGGCTCGGCGACGTCACGCTGGCTGCGCTGAGCCGCGATTTCCACCGGCGCCTGCTGGCGCGGCCGGCATGCACCGATCCGCACGCAACCCATGCGCCGGTCACCACCCACGATGTCATTCAAGGAGAACACGATGTATGA
- a CDS encoding HAD-IIIA family hydrolase — protein MPRKQFDLLVFDWDGTLMDSTATIVKCIQSAARDLGLAVPSDAAAAHVIGLGLSEAMHAVMPDIEPALFPRMVERYRYHYLTKDHELVLFKGVREMLEDLSQQGYFLAVATGKSRVGLNRSLDAARLLSTFDATRCADETFSKPHPAMLQELTRELGQDMRRTVMIGDTTHDLLMANNAGASGIGVEYGAHPVQQLHACHPVFTAKNVPELHGWLIGNA, from the coding sequence ATGCCAAGAAAGCAATTCGATCTGCTGGTCTTCGATTGGGACGGCACGCTGATGGACAGCACCGCCACCATCGTCAAATGTATACAATCCGCGGCGCGCGACCTCGGCCTGGCCGTGCCCAGCGACGCCGCGGCCGCCCACGTGATCGGCCTGGGCCTGTCGGAAGCCATGCACGCCGTCATGCCGGACATCGAACCGGCCCTGTTCCCGCGCATGGTGGAGCGCTATCGCTACCATTACCTGACCAAGGACCATGAACTGGTGCTGTTCAAGGGCGTGCGCGAGATGCTGGAAGACCTCTCGCAGCAGGGCTATTTCCTGGCGGTGGCGACCGGCAAGAGCCGGGTCGGCTTGAACCGCTCTCTGGACGCGGCCAGGCTGCTGTCGACCTTCGACGCCACCCGTTGTGCGGACGAGACATTTTCCAAGCCACACCCGGCAATGTTGCAAGAATTGACAAGGGAACTCGGCCAGGACATGCGGCGTACCGTTATGATCGGCGACACGACCCATGACTTGCTTATGGCTAACAACGCGGGCGCCTCGGGCATCGGCGTCGAGTATGGCGCCCATCCGGTCCAGCAATTGCACGCCTGCCATCCGGTATTTACCGCCAAAAACGTGCCCGAGCTGCACGGGTGGCTGATCGGGAACGCATGA
- a CDS encoding NAD(P)/FAD-dependent oxidoreductase, translating into MYDVIVAGGSYAGMAAALQLVRARRKVLVIDGGQRRNRFAAVSHGVLGHDGRAPDAIHADARAQLLAYPDVTWREGLAVDAAAEEGGFTVRTGDGGALRARRLILATGVSDSLPDVPGLRERWGDSVVPCPYCHGYEFDRGALGVLGAGEVSMHQALLLPEWGETTLFTNGSFEPDADQLRQLEQRGVAIEREAVAEVVGPGAGVRLRDGRTVELDGLFVASRIRVQGGLAEALGCAFAPGPLGDVIRTDDIKQTSVPGVFACGDAARAMASVSLAIGDGALAGIGTHRSLVFEGLH; encoded by the coding sequence ATGTATGACGTGATTGTCGCCGGCGGCAGCTATGCCGGCATGGCCGCGGCACTGCAACTGGTGCGCGCGCGGCGCAAGGTGCTGGTGATCGACGGCGGCCAGCGCCGCAACCGCTTCGCTGCCGTCTCGCATGGCGTGCTGGGCCACGATGGGCGGGCGCCGGACGCCATCCACGCCGACGCCCGGGCGCAGCTGCTCGCTTACCCGGATGTGACCTGGCGCGAGGGCCTGGCCGTCGACGCCGCCGCGGAGGAAGGCGGTTTCACGGTGCGCACCGGCGATGGCGGCGCGCTGCGGGCGCGCCGCCTGATCCTGGCCACCGGCGTCAGCGACAGCCTGCCCGACGTGCCCGGACTACGCGAGCGCTGGGGCGATTCGGTGGTACCGTGCCCGTACTGCCACGGCTACGAATTCGACCGGGGCGCGCTGGGCGTGCTCGGCGCCGGCGAAGTGTCGATGCACCAGGCGCTCCTGCTTCCGGAGTGGGGCGAGACCACGCTGTTCACCAACGGCAGTTTCGAGCCGGACGCGGACCAGCTGCGCCAGCTGGAACAGCGCGGCGTGGCGATCGAGCGCGAAGCGGTGGCCGAGGTCGTCGGCCCCGGGGCCGGCGTGCGCCTGCGCGACGGGCGCACCGTCGAGCTGGATGGATTGTTCGTGGCCTCGCGCATCCGCGTGCAGGGCGGCCTGGCCGAAGCGCTGGGCTGCGCCTTCGCGCCGGGGCCGCTGGGCGACGTGATCCGCACCGACGACATCAAGCAGACCTCGGTGCCCGGCGTGTTCGCCTGTGGCGACGCGGCGCGTGCGATGGCGAGCGTGTCGCTGGCGATCGGCGACGGCGCACTGGCGGGCATCGGCACGCACCGCTCGCTGGTGTTCGAGGGACTCCACTGA
- a CDS encoding Rne/Rng family ribonuclease codes for MKRMLFNATQQEELRVAIVDGQKLIDIDIETAGREQRKSNIYKGVITRIEPSLEACFVSYGEDRHGFLPFKEVARSYFREGVDVRNCSIKEALREGQEIMVQVEKEERGNKGAALTSFISLAGRYLVLMPNNPRGGGVSRRVEGEERQELRETMDKLDLPQGMSVIARTAGIGRNVEELQWDLNYLMQLWRAIEGAGKSAPGAFLIYQESSLVIRAIRDYYQPDIGEILIDTDEIYEQAHQFMSHVMPDMVHRVKRYSDDVPLFSRFQIEHQIETAYARTVPLPSGGAIVIDHTEALVSIDVNSARATRGSDIETTAFNTNLEAADEVARQLRLRDLGGLIVIDFIDMEVAKNQREVEQRLKDALHHDRARVQMGKISRFGLMELSRQRLRPSLSEGSHVTCPRCSGTGHIRDTESSALQVLRIIQEEAMKENSATIHVQVPVDVAAFLLNEKRGEILKIENRHRITVILIPNKHLETPHYKLERIKHDDPRLEDAGASYTLAESAETDMAYAKRQKEEAKPRQEAVVKTITPAQPAPMVERQPKPEPVAPAAQAPAAPPPPPPAPVEEGFFAKLRNFFFGRPAPIAPPPAPAAAPVKPAEPAPAAAAAAERNSRGPRARNGRNPNGAGPNKGRERDERDPTAKAAPGEEGARTFDAEGKPARPPRPPREQREPRPPREQREPREQAEAVGQSQVPGQVQGQIPAARAERAERPERAERPERGERPERAPRQPRERTERVERVERSPAMEARPDEVNFVQATTATTVTVASTGPNGEQEIVREEIVKSVTSIGPNDDMELDANGEPRRRRRRGGRNRNRRDRDQVDGMDGESGDLDGAVPAFTPVADEEAAKVQAEARAAARARAEKPAKVPATGPWPFPTAASVKAAAVKAHAEQAAAEQAAAEKAAAAQAAAQAALQPASQPSLQAETAQHAAQPEGAVQAPAADVAPAAAAPAAVPAAKGAWPFPTSQSVAEATARAAAAAQAAEPAPVAAAAPAAAAVPAQAAAVSQEPAAVPGQEYAVDPAPAAAAPIPAPEQVADAALTATPVAPVAPVAQAMAAAPAAAVPADMPAVPVAAPAAAAPADLDDMLSKAGLTLASTDPEKLRAAQEAAASVPVPVRTGRTRKPAPPPVDEPLVQVDTRQ; via the coding sequence ATGAAACGCATGTTGTTTAACGCTACGCAGCAAGAGGAACTGCGCGTAGCGATCGTCGATGGCCAGAAACTGATCGACATCGATATCGAGACCGCCGGTCGCGAACAGCGCAAGTCGAATATCTACAAGGGCGTCATCACCCGCATCGAACCCTCCCTCGAAGCCTGCTTCGTCAGCTACGGCGAAGACCGCCACGGCTTTTTGCCCTTCAAGGAAGTCGCCCGCTCGTATTTCCGCGAAGGCGTCGACGTGCGCAACTGCTCCATCAAGGAAGCGCTGCGCGAAGGCCAGGAAATCATGGTGCAGGTCGAGAAGGAAGAGCGCGGCAACAAGGGCGCGGCCCTGACCTCGTTCATCTCGCTGGCCGGCCGCTACCTGGTGCTGATGCCGAACAATCCGCGCGGCGGCGGCGTCTCGCGCCGGGTCGAAGGCGAAGAGCGCCAGGAACTGCGCGAGACCATGGACAAGCTCGACCTGCCGCAGGGCATGTCGGTGATCGCCCGCACCGCCGGCATCGGCCGCAACGTCGAAGAGCTGCAGTGGGACCTGAACTACCTGATGCAGCTGTGGCGCGCGATCGAAGGCGCCGGCAAGTCGGCCCCGGGCGCGTTCCTGATCTACCAGGAATCCTCGCTGGTCATCCGCGCCATCCGCGACTACTACCAGCCGGACATCGGCGAGATCCTGATCGACACCGACGAGATCTACGAGCAGGCGCACCAGTTCATGAGCCACGTGATGCCCGACATGGTGCACCGCGTAAAGCGCTACAGCGACGACGTGCCGCTGTTCTCGCGCTTCCAGATCGAACACCAGATCGAGACCGCCTACGCGCGCACCGTGCCGCTGCCGTCCGGCGGCGCCATCGTCATCGACCACACCGAAGCGCTGGTCTCCATCGACGTCAACTCGGCGCGCGCCACGCGCGGCTCGGACATCGAGACCACCGCCTTCAACACCAACCTGGAAGCCGCCGACGAAGTGGCGCGCCAGTTGCGCCTGCGCGACCTGGGCGGCCTGATCGTGATCGACTTCATCGACATGGAAGTGGCCAAGAACCAGCGCGAAGTCGAACAGCGCCTGAAGGATGCGCTGCACCACGACCGCGCCCGCGTCCAGATGGGCAAGATCTCGCGCTTCGGCCTGATGGAACTGTCGCGCCAGCGCCTGCGTCCGTCGCTGTCGGAAGGCTCGCACGTGACCTGCCCGCGCTGCTCGGGCACCGGCCACATCCGCGATACCGAATCGTCCGCCCTGCAGGTGCTGCGCATCATCCAGGAAGAGGCGATGAAGGAGAACTCGGCGACCATCCACGTGCAGGTGCCGGTCGACGTGGCTGCCTTCCTGCTGAACGAAAAGCGCGGCGAGATCCTCAAGATCGAGAACCGCCACCGGATCACCGTCATCCTGATCCCGAACAAGCACCTGGAAACCCCGCATTACAAGCTCGAGCGCATCAAGCACGACGACCCGCGCCTGGAAGACGCCGGCGCCAGCTACACGCTGGCGGAGTCGGCCGAGACCGACATGGCCTACGCCAAGCGCCAGAAGGAAGAAGCCAAGCCGCGCCAGGAAGCCGTCGTGAAAACCATTACCCCGGCCCAGCCGGCGCCGATGGTCGAGCGCCAGCCCAAGCCGGAACCGGTGGCCCCGGCCGCCCAGGCGCCGGCAGCGCCGCCGCCACCGCCGCCGGCCCCGGTCGAGGAAGGCTTCTTCGCCAAGCTGCGCAACTTCTTCTTCGGCCGTCCGGCACCGATCGCTCCGCCGCCTGCCCCGGCCGCGGCGCCGGTCAAGCCAGCCGAGCCGGCGCCGGCGGCGGCAGCCGCCGCGGAACGCAACAGCCGCGGTCCGCGCGCGCGCAACGGCCGCAATCCGAACGGCGCCGGTCCGAACAAGGGACGCGAACGCGACGAGCGCGACCCGACCGCCAAGGCCGCGCCGGGCGAGGAAGGCGCCAGGACCTTCGACGCCGAAGGCAAGCCGGCCCGTCCGCCGCGTCCGCCGCGCGAGCAACGCGAACCGCGCCCGCCGCGTGAACAGCGCGAGCCGCGTGAGCAGGCCGAGGCAGTGGGCCAAAGCCAGGTGCCGGGCCAGGTACAGGGCCAGATCCCGGCGGCGCGTGCCGAGCGCGCTGAACGCCCCGAACGCGCCGAGCGTCCGGAACGTGGCGAGCGCCCGGAACGCGCACCGCGCCAGCCGCGCGAGCGTACCGAGCGCGTCGAACGCGTGGAACGCAGCCCGGCGATGGAAGCCCGGCCGGACGAGGTGAACTTCGTCCAGGCCACCACCGCGACCACCGTCACCGTGGCGTCGACCGGTCCCAACGGCGAACAGGAAATCGTCCGGGAAGAAATCGTCAAGTCGGTGACCTCGATCGGCCCGAACGACGACATGGAACTGGACGCCAACGGCGAACCGCGCCGCCGCCGCCGCCGTGGTGGCCGCAACCGCAACCGCCGCGACCGCGACCAGGTCGACGGCATGGACGGCGAATCGGGCGACCTGGACGGCGCGGTGCCGGCCTTTACCCCGGTAGCCGACGAGGAAGCCGCCAAGGTGCAGGCCGAAGCCCGCGCCGCCGCCAGGGCGCGCGCCGAGAAGCCGGCCAAGGTGCCGGCGACCGGTCCGTGGCCATTCCCGACCGCCGCGTCGGTCAAGGCCGCCGCCGTGAAGGCGCATGCCGAGCAGGCTGCAGCGGAACAGGCCGCGGCCGAGAAGGCTGCCGCTGCCCAGGCTGCGGCGCAGGCCGCTTTGCAGCCTGCTTCCCAGCCTTCCCTGCAGGCCGAGACGGCGCAGCATGCCGCGCAGCCTGAGGGCGCAGTGCAGGCGCCGGCAGCCGACGTGGCGCCGGCCGCCGCAGCACCGGCCGCGGTACCGGCCGCCAAGGGCGCATGGCCGTTCCCGACCTCGCAGTCGGTGGCCGAGGCGACGGCGCGCGCCGCCGCCGCCGCCCAGGCCGCCGAGCCGGCGCCGGTCGCCGCAGCCGCTCCGGCTGCCGCGGCGGTGCCTGCACAGGCTGCCGCCGTCAGCCAGGAACCGGCTGCCGTACCGGGCCAGGAGTATGCCGTCGATCCGGCGCCGGCCGCCGCCGCGCCGATTCCGGCGCCGGAACAGGTGGCCGACGCTGCCTTGACCGCGACGCCGGTTGCACCGGTCGCGCCGGTTGCGCAGGCAATGGCAGCAGCCCCGGCTGCAGCGGTGCCGGCCGACATGCCGGCCGTGCCAGTGGCCGCCCCGGCAGCCGCCGCGCCCGCAGACCTGGACGACATGCTGTCCAAGGCCGGCCTGACCCTGGCGTCGACCGATCCGGAAAAGCTGCGCGCGGCCCAGGAAGCCGCCGCCAGCGTGCCGGTGCCGGTACGCACCGGCCGCACCCGCAAGCCGGCCCCGCCGCCGGTCGACGAGCCGCTGGTCCAGGTGGATACCCGCCAGTGA
- a CDS encoding S49 family peptidase — MSEHTSNDNPNDQRGAVPAGYGNWERDTLERLVFATVREQRAARRWSIFFKLSFLLLAFFALWAYFDFNFGGSDIESLGRHTALIEIDGAIDTEGSGAADTVIPSLNKAFSDQGSAAVVLRINSPGGSPVQAGIIVDEIGRLKKMYPNKPMYVVVDEICASGGYYIASAADKIYVNKASIVGSVGVLMDGFGFTGLMDKLGVERRLLTAGENKGFLDPFSPQSDKQKQHALSMLNEIHEQFIAVVRAGRGKRLKENAEIFSGLYWTGAKAVEMGLADGFGTVDTVARDVVKAEDIIDYTAHEGLPERVLKKFGASVGAGAVHSIYRGAVPALR; from the coding sequence ATGAGCGAACACACCAGCAACGACAACCCCAACGACCAGCGCGGCGCAGTGCCGGCCGGCTACGGCAACTGGGAGCGCGACACGCTCGAGCGCCTCGTGTTCGCCACCGTGCGCGAGCAGCGCGCGGCGCGGCGCTGGAGCATCTTCTTCAAGCTGTCCTTCCTCCTGCTCGCCTTCTTCGCACTGTGGGCCTATTTCGACTTCAATTTCGGCGGCTCGGATATCGAGTCGCTGGGGCGCCATACCGCGCTGATCGAGATCGACGGCGCCATCGACACCGAAGGCAGCGGCGCCGCCGACACGGTGATCCCGTCGCTGAACAAGGCCTTTTCCGACCAGGGCTCGGCGGCGGTGGTGCTGCGCATCAACAGTCCCGGCGGCAGCCCGGTACAGGCCGGCATCATCGTCGACGAGATCGGGCGCCTGAAAAAAATGTATCCGAACAAGCCGATGTACGTGGTGGTCGACGAGATCTGCGCCTCCGGCGGCTATTACATCGCCTCGGCGGCGGACAAGATCTACGTCAATAAAGCCAGCATCGTCGGTTCGGTGGGCGTGCTGATGGATGGCTTCGGCTTCACCGGCCTGATGGACAAGCTGGGCGTCGAACGGCGCCTGCTGACGGCCGGTGAAAACAAGGGCTTCCTCGATCCGTTCAGCCCGCAATCGGACAAGCAGAAGCAGCATGCGCTGTCCATGCTCAACGAAATCCACGAGCAGTTCATCGCCGTGGTGCGCGCCGGCCGCGGCAAGCGATTGAAGGAAAACGCGGAAATCTTTTCTGGCCTGTACTGGACCGGCGCCAAGGCCGTCGAGATGGGACTGGCCGACGGCTTCGGCACCGTGGACACGGTGGCGCGCGACGTCGTCAAGGCCGAAGACATCATCGACTATACCGCCCACGAAGGCTTGCCGGAACGCGTACTGAAGAAATTCGGCGCCTCGGTCGGCGCCGGCGCGGTCCACTCGATCTACCGCGGCGCCGTGCCCGCCCTGCGTTGA
- a CDS encoding Rieske (2Fe-2S) protein: MSGAGGIMVCASSDLLDGGKGVRFPVLAFGGKATGFVVRHGGTAYAYLDRCAHAPVELDWFEGEFFESGKTYLMCATHGATYAPESGACTGGPCRGGRLRPIALREEGGAVYWLPDQHIQAPAH, from the coding sequence ATGAGCGGCGCCGGCGGCATCATGGTATGCGCGTCCAGCGACCTGCTCGACGGCGGCAAGGGCGTGCGCTTTCCGGTGCTGGCATTCGGCGGCAAGGCCACCGGCTTCGTGGTGCGCCACGGCGGCACGGCCTACGCCTACCTGGACCGCTGCGCCCACGCGCCGGTCGAGCTGGACTGGTTCGAGGGCGAATTCTTCGAATCGGGCAAGACGTACCTGATGTGCGCGACCCACGGCGCCACCTATGCGCCGGAAAGCGGCGCCTGCACCGGTGGTCCCTGCCGCGGCGGGCGGTTGCGCCCGATTGCGCTGCGCGAGGAGGGCGGCGCCGTCTACTGGCTGCCGGACCAGCACATCCAGGCGCCGGCACACTGA
- a CDS encoding pseudouridine synthase, which translates to MSKLSLDRVLQSQGFGTRKYCRALIEDGDVAIGGEVHDNYKALVETDGLVLTVFDEEWIYRERVYIALYKPANYECSRKPSHHPGVLTLLPEQFTWREVQPVGRLDHDTTGLLLMSDDGPFIHAQSSPKRHVPKVYQATTQDPVTQALVDELLAGVQLHDEPAPLKAVSCVQRGEHQLEIVLEQGKYHQVKRMLAAAGNHCAALHRSQIGGLTIDALGLGEGEWCFLEQSQLDLLVPD; encoded by the coding sequence ATGAGCAAATTATCCCTGGACCGCGTGCTGCAATCGCAAGGCTTCGGCACGCGCAAGTATTGCCGCGCGCTGATCGAAGACGGCGACGTGGCCATCGGTGGCGAAGTCCACGACAACTACAAGGCGCTGGTGGAGACGGACGGCCTGGTGCTGACCGTGTTCGACGAGGAATGGATCTACCGCGAGCGCGTCTACATCGCGTTGTACAAGCCGGCCAACTACGAATGCTCGCGCAAGCCGAGCCATCATCCCGGCGTGCTGACTTTGTTGCCGGAACAATTTACGTGGCGCGAAGTCCAGCCGGTCGGCCGCCTCGACCACGACACCACCGGCCTGCTGCTGATGTCGGACGACGGCCCCTTCATCCACGCCCAGTCTTCGCCCAAGCGCCACGTGCCGAAGGTGTACCAGGCCACCACGCAGGACCCGGTGACCCAGGCGCTGGTCGACGAACTGCTGGCCGGCGTGCAACTGCACGACGAACCGGCGCCGTTGAAGGCGGTCTCGTGCGTGCAGCGCGGGGAGCACCAGCTGGAGATCGTGCTGGAGCAGGGCAAGTATCACCAGGTAAAACGCATGCTGGCCGCAGCCGGCAACCATTGCGCGGCGCTGCACCGTTCGCAGATCGGCGGGCTGACGATCGACGCGCTCGGCCTGGGCGAAGGCGAGTGGTGTTTCCTGGAGCAGTCGCAACTCGACCTGCTGGTGCCGGACTGA
- a CDS encoding RluA family pseudouridine synthase, translating into MAPQHDVVPPSSQADGRPAAAVQFVTIGEEEAGQRIDNFLLRICKGVPKSHVYRILRSGEVRVNKGRIDQLYRLASGDVVRIPPVRMAERSAGSAPVPGAEFHIVHEDAHLLVIDKPAGVAVHGGSGVSYGVIEQLRAARPDAKFLELVHRLDRETSGLLLLAKKRSALTNLHEQMRDGDTDKRYLTMVAGEWRNPRQHVKLPLHKYSTPDGERRVVVQAGGMESHTVFNLVRRWNGFALLEAELKTGRTHQIRVHLSASGFPILGDEKYGDFALNKQLQKANETRGALRRMFLHAYRITFRHPDSGQPMTLTAPLPPECERFLVSLGEPAGRSGN; encoded by the coding sequence ATGGCCCCGCAACACGACGTCGTTCCCCCTTCATCGCAGGCAGATGGCCGCCCCGCCGCAGCGGTCCAGTTCGTCACCATCGGCGAAGAAGAAGCCGGCCAGCGCATCGATAATTTCCTGCTGCGCATCTGCAAGGGCGTGCCGAAGAGCCACGTCTACCGCATCCTGCGTTCCGGCGAAGTGCGCGTGAACAAGGGCCGCATCGACCAGCTGTACCGCCTCGCCAGCGGCGACGTGGTGCGCATCCCGCCGGTGCGCATGGCCGAGCGCAGCGCCGGCAGCGCGCCGGTGCCGGGCGCCGAATTCCACATCGTCCACGAGGACGCCCACCTGCTGGTGATCGACAAGCCGGCCGGCGTGGCCGTGCACGGCGGCTCGGGCGTGTCCTACGGCGTGATCGAGCAGTTGCGCGCGGCGCGGCCGGACGCCAAGTTCCTGGAACTGGTGCACCGCCTCGACCGCGAGACCTCGGGCCTGCTGCTGCTGGCCAAGAAGCGTTCGGCCTTGACCAACCTGCACGAGCAGATGCGCGACGGCGACACCGACAAGCGCTATCTCACCATGGTAGCGGGCGAGTGGCGCAATCCGCGCCAGCACGTCAAGCTGCCGCTGCACAAGTACAGCACGCCGGACGGCGAACGGCGCGTGGTGGTGCAGGCCGGCGGCATGGAGTCGCATACCGTGTTCAACCTGGTGCGCCGCTGGAACGGCTTCGCCCTGCTGGAAGCGGAATTGAAAACCGGCCGCACCCACCAGATCCGCGTGCACCTGTCGGCATCCGGCTTCCCGATCCTGGGCGACGAGAAGTACGGCGACTTCGCCCTCAACAAGCAGCTGCAGAAGGCGAACGAGACGCGCGGCGCGCTGCGCCGCATGTTCCTGCACGCCTACCGGATCACGTTCCGCCACCCGGACAGCGGCCAGCCGATGACCTTGACGGCGCCGCTGCCGCCGGAATGCGAGCGTTTCTTGGTAAGCTTGGGGGAGCCGGCCGGCCGTTCCGGCAACTAG
- a CDS encoding phospholipase A: MSECTRIADADLRLACYDRLAGAAPQARPTPAAAVPGASVAAAAPARADAPAVPLDAGVDAALDLSPEKTRGYSLADHWELDQAHKRGIFNVRPHRNNYVMVTRTAHPNSEPYRPFHDITDLATDLSHSEIAFQLGFKVKLVEDAFNKPVSLWFGYTQNSFWQAGNHKASSPFRETNYQPELMAVAPLDFNVLGFHASFINLGVVHQSNGQASTLSRSWNRVYAQLGLERGGWTVMGRVWKRVNESAPDDDNRDIVDYMGRGDLNVTYRDNGHEYSALVRRNFSTERGAVQLSWAFPIAGHVKGYAQYFTGYGQSLIDYNYYQNSLGLGLQGTF; encoded by the coding sequence TTGTCCGAATGCACCCGCATCGCCGATGCCGACCTGCGTTTGGCCTGCTATGACCGCCTGGCCGGCGCCGCGCCGCAAGCCCGGCCGACGCCGGCCGCCGCCGTCCCGGGCGCGAGCGTCGCCGCCGCTGCGCCGGCCCGCGCGGATGCGCCCGCCGTGCCGCTCGACGCCGGGGTCGACGCCGCCCTCGATCTGTCGCCGGAAAAAACGCGTGGCTACAGCCTGGCCGATCACTGGGAGCTGGACCAGGCCCACAAGCGCGGCATCTTCAACGTGCGTCCTCACCGCAACAACTATGTGATGGTCACGCGCACCGCGCATCCGAACAGCGAACCGTACCGTCCGTTCCACGACATCACCGACCTGGCCACCGACCTGTCGCATTCCGAGATCGCGTTCCAGCTCGGCTTCAAGGTCAAGCTGGTCGAAGATGCGTTCAACAAACCGGTGTCCCTGTGGTTCGGCTACACCCAGAACAGCTTCTGGCAGGCCGGCAACCACAAGGCATCTAGCCCGTTCCGCGAAACCAACTATCAGCCCGAACTGATGGCAGTGGCGCCGCTCGACTTCAACGTGCTGGGCTTCCACGCCAGCTTCATCAACCTGGGCGTGGTGCACCAGTCCAACGGCCAGGCCAGCACGCTGTCGCGCAGCTGGAACCGGGTCTACGCGCAACTGGGCCTGGAGCGCGGCGGCTGGACCGTGATGGGGCGCGTCTGGAAGCGCGTCAACGAATCGGCGCCGGACGACGACAACCGCGACATCGTCGACTACATGGGCCGCGGCGACCTGAACGTGACCTATCGCGACAACGGCCATGAATATTCCGCGCTGGTGCGGCGTAACTTCTCGACCGAGCGCGGCGCGGTGCAGCTGAGCTGGGCGTTTCCGATTGCCGGCCACGTGAAAGGCTATGCGCAGTATTTCACGGGCTATGGGCAGAGCCTGATCGACTACAACTACTACCAGAACTCGCTGGGCCTCGGCTTGCAAGGCACGTTCTGA